A single genomic interval of Hevea brasiliensis isolate MT/VB/25A 57/8 chromosome 4, ASM3005281v1, whole genome shotgun sequence harbors:
- the LOC131179467 gene encoding uncharacterized protein LOC131179467: protein MGDYIFLKVSQMTGVMKFVKEDKLPPGYIGPFEVIDKVGIVVDQLELPPSLFYVHPVFHISMLRKYVPDPSHVLQPDIVELNENLTFEEQSVIIVDYQMRQLSSKQIPIVKVLWRSQSEEECN, encoded by the coding sequence atGGGTGACTATATATTCCTAAAGGTCTCCCAGATGACAGGAGTCATGAAGTTTGTGAAGGAAGACAAGCTGCCACCTGGatacataggaccttttgaggTCATTGATAAAGTTGGAATAGTTGTTGACcagttggagttaccaccaagcCTTTTTTatgtccacccagtattccaCATCTCCATGCTAAGGAAGTATGTTCCTGACCCTTCACATGTGCTGCAACCAGATATAGTGGAGTTGAATGAGAACCTGACCTTTGAGGAGCAGTCTGTAATCATAGTGGACTATCAGATGAGGCAACTAAGTTCAAAGCAGATTCCTAtagttaaggttttatggaggagccagtcagagGAAGAATGCAACTAG